In Cicer arietinum cultivar CDC Frontier isolate Library 1 chromosome 7, Cicar.CDCFrontier_v2.0, whole genome shotgun sequence, a single window of DNA contains:
- the LOC101492367 gene encoding homeobox-leucine zipper protein HAT4-like: MMLIQKEDLSLSLSLNFLHKFSSNSSDRNSETLTRGIDVNRLPSTVIDCEEEETGVSSPNSTVSSVSGKRSERDDVDRACSGGNISDEEDAETARKKLRLSKNQSAILEETFKQHNTLNPKQKLALAKQLGLRPRQVEVWFQNRRARTKLKQTEVDCEVLKRCCENLTDENRRLQKEVQELRALKLSPQFYMQMAPPTTLTMCPSCERVAVPSHPMAQPRTRPIHIGPWASSAPLAHRPFEFDVFRR, from the exons ATGATGCTTATTCAAAAGGAAGACTTGAGTTTGAGTCTAAGTTTGAACTTCCTTCACAAATTCTCTTCCAATTCCTCCG ATCGAAACTCCGAAACGTTAACACGAGGAATCGACGTGAATCGGTTACCATCAACGGTTATTGACTGCGAAGAAGAGGAAACAGGAGTTTCGTCTCCAAACAGCACAGTTTCGAGTGTTAGTGGAAAACGAAGCGAGAGAGATGACGTGGACAGAGCGTGTTCAGGAGGGAATATTAGTGATGAAGAAGACGCTGAAACCGCTAGGAAAAAGCTTAGACTCTCTAAAAACCAGTCAGCTATTCTCGAAGAAACTTTCAAACAACACAATACTCTCAATCCC aAACAAAAGTTGGCACTTGCAAAGCAGCTTGGCCTTCGACCAAGACAAGTTGAAGTTTGGTTCCAAAATAGAAGAGCTAG GACGAAGCTGAAGCAAACGGAAGTTGATTGTGAGGTGTTGAAAAGGTGCTGTGAAAATCTAACGGATGAAAATAGGAGATTACAGAAGGAAGTTCAAGAGCTTAGAGCACTCAAACTTTCCCCTCAGTTTTACATGCAAATGGCTCCACCTACCACGCTTACTATGTGCCCGTCTTGTGAGCGCGTCGCTGTTCCATCCCATCCTATGGCCCAACCCCGTACTCGCCCCATACATATTGGCCCATGGGCTTCTTCTGCTCCACTTGCGCACCGCCCGTTTGAATTTGATGTTTTCCGTCGTTGA
- the LOC101492697 gene encoding uncharacterized protein has product MTNPNPIQKHTLNNAKQNQKDPNKFHYNFVYKTAIVLIFFVILPLFPSQAPEFIHQNLLTRNWELLHLLFVGIAISYGLFSRRNQETENNNNSKFDTAQSLVSRFLQVSSFFEDETDQIQNTSHESEEITKIQTWSNQHYRNKPMVVVTPPQVQKQQHSVFEDEEQSGFDEKEKPLLLPVRSLKSRLSDDDDVFQLQSNDGSSKIISKNISSKSFNRVRNFDEFEGKVEEKIKEKENVVLPSPIPWRSRSASARMMMESKQEDVDKKTFHEKASKSSMEESRGLKFSSSMKFIPSESVAKNSEDLTKKKSFCYKSCCPPPPPPPPPTMFQKSRYGLFDKEMKKNLNGEKNGRSESLIGNGEERMNEKEEEKYHSSSMQEGTVSLKFGGEEKERVIVESEEEEEEEEEEEGKESTESEEASMEENIKTEEGPDVDKKADEFIAKFREQIRLQRIESIKSSTRRVPRNSST; this is encoded by the coding sequence ATGACAAATCCAAATCCAATCCAAAAACACACCCTTAATAATGCTAAACAAAACCAAAAAGATCCAAATAAATTTCATTACAATTTTGTATACAAAACCGCCATAGTTctcattttctttgttattCTTCCTCTTTTTCCTTCTCAAGCACCTGAATTCATCCACCAAAATCTTCTCACAAGAAACTGGGAACTCCTTCACCTTCTTTTCGTTGGTATCGCAATCTCTTACGGACTATTCAGTCGTAGAAACCAAGAAACAGAAAACAACAATAACTCAAAATTCGATACTGCACAATCGTTAGTTTCTCGATTTCTACAAGTTTCGTCTTTTTTCGAAGATGAAACtgatcaaattcaaaacacatCTCATGAGTCTGAAGAAATTACCAAAATTCAAACATGGAGTAATCAACACTACAGAAACAAACCAATGGTTGTTGTAACTCCTCCACAGGTACAAAAACAACAACACTCTgtttttgaagatgaagaacaGAGTGGTTTCGACGAAAAAGAAAAACCCTTGCTTTTACCTGTTCGAAGTTTGAAATCTCGTTTatctgatgatgatgatgtttttcAACTTCAATCTAATGATGGGTCATCTAAAATAATCTCCAAAAATATTTCAAGCAAATCGTTTAACAGAGTTAGAAATTTTGACGAATTTGAGGGAAAAGTGgaagaaaagataaaagaaaaagagaacgTTGTTCTTCCTTCTCCTATTCCATGGAGATCGAGATCAGCATCAGCAAGGATGATGATGGAATCGaaacaagaagatgttgataaAAAAACGTTTCATGAAAAAGCTTCAAAGTCTTCAATGGAGGAATCTCGTGGTTTGAAGTTTTCTTCTTCGATGAAATTCATTCCTTCTGAATCAGTTGCAAAGAATTCAGAGGATTTGACGAAGAAAAAGAGTTTTTGTTATAAGTCTTGTTGTCCTCCTCCACCACCACCTCCACCACCAACAATGTTTCAGAAATCAAGGTATGGTTTGTTTGATAAGGAGATGAAGAAAAATTTGAATGGTGAGAAAAATGGAAGGAGTGAATCTCTTATAGGGAATGGAGAAGAACGAATgaatgaaaaagaagaagaaaaatatcatAGTTCTTCAATGCAAGAAGGAACAGTTTCATTGAAATTTGGAGGGGAAGAGAAAGAAAGGGTAATTGTGGAaagtgaagaagaagaagaagaagaagaagaagaagaaggaaaagagAGTACGGAAAGTGAAGAAGCAAGTATGGAGGAAAATATAAAAACAGAAGAAGGACCTGATGTGGATAAGAAAGCTGATGAATTCATAGCCAAATTTAGGGAACAAATAAGGCTTCAAAGAATTGAGTCTATTAAGAGTAGTACACGACGAGTACCAAGAAATTCTTCAACTTGA